From Rhodococcus sp. B7740, one genomic window encodes:
- a CDS encoding DUF3145 domain-containing protein: protein MRGSNQFAEATSGVVYIHSSPAALCPHVEWALSDALDCRANLKWSAQPASDGQLRATTDWVGPVGTGATLAGILRSWQMLRFEVTEDPSEGVDGERFSHVPGLGLWRGSTSANGDVVLGEMRLRALMENNQGNLTAAVEHALGSDWDAALEPYRTGGAGAEVTWLSRNVG from the coding sequence ATGCGTGGATCGAATCAATTCGCAGAAGCGACGTCGGGTGTCGTGTACATCCACTCGTCGCCCGCTGCGTTGTGCCCGCATGTCGAATGGGCGTTGTCCGACGCCCTCGATTGCCGTGCGAATTTGAAGTGGTCTGCGCAGCCGGCCTCCGACGGGCAGCTGCGCGCCACCACCGACTGGGTAGGCCCGGTCGGCACCGGAGCGACCCTCGCCGGCATCCTGCGCTCGTGGCAGATGCTGCGCTTCGAGGTGACCGAAGACCCCAGCGAAGGCGTCGACGGCGAACGATTCTCACACGTACCCGGTCTGGGGCTGTGGCGTGGATCGACGAGCGCGAACGGTGACGTGGTCCTCGGCGAGATGCGACTGCGCGCCCTCATGGAGAACAACCAGGGCAACCTCACCGCGGCCGTGGAGCACGCTCTCGGGTCGGACTGGGACGCCGCCCTCGAGCCGTACCGCACAGGGGGAGCCGGAGCCGAAGTGACGTGGTTGAGCCGCAACGTCGGCTAG
- a CDS encoding acyl-CoA carboxylase subunit beta, with translation MTILAPVTRSGTSTDPRDPLARLENLFDAGTTVPLHDRDKSGILAASGEIDGVHTIAYCSDATVMGGAMGVDGCKHIVAAIDTAIEQRAPIVGVWHSGGARLAEGVEALHAVGLVFEAMVRASGLVPQVSVVLGFAAGGAAYGPALTDVVIMAPEGRVFVTGPDVVRSVTGEQVDMASLGGPDTHHKKSGVCHIVADSEMDAFTRARRLVSMFCEQGDFDIAAAEHGDTDLRALMPESNRRAYDVHPIVHELLDNVEGESTFEEFQGGWARSIVIGLGRISGRTVGVIANNPIRLGGCLNSESAEKAARFVRLCDSFGIPLVVVVDVPGYLPGVSMEWEGVVRRGAKLLHAFAEATVPRVTLVTRKIYGGAYIAMNARALGATAVYAWPGSEVAVMGAKAAVGILHKKALAAAPEEEREALHDRLTVEHESIAGGVERAVAIGVVDEVIEPSKTRSTVAKALAAAPAARGNHKNIPL, from the coding sequence ATGACTATTCTGGCCCCTGTCACACGATCCGGTACCTCGACCGATCCCCGCGATCCACTCGCCCGCCTCGAGAATCTGTTCGACGCCGGAACCACTGTCCCGCTGCACGATCGGGACAAATCCGGCATCCTCGCAGCGTCCGGCGAGATCGACGGCGTCCACACCATCGCCTACTGCTCCGACGCCACCGTCATGGGCGGTGCCATGGGCGTCGACGGCTGCAAGCACATCGTCGCCGCCATCGACACGGCCATCGAGCAGCGCGCCCCGATCGTCGGCGTCTGGCACTCCGGAGGCGCTCGCCTCGCCGAGGGCGTCGAAGCTCTCCACGCCGTCGGACTCGTCTTCGAGGCCATGGTCCGAGCGTCCGGCCTCGTCCCCCAAGTTTCCGTCGTCCTCGGCTTCGCAGCCGGCGGCGCCGCCTACGGTCCTGCGTTGACCGACGTCGTCATCATGGCTCCCGAGGGACGTGTCTTCGTCACCGGTCCCGACGTCGTCCGCAGCGTCACCGGCGAGCAGGTCGACATGGCCTCGCTCGGCGGCCCCGACACCCACCACAAGAAGTCCGGCGTGTGCCACATCGTCGCCGACAGCGAGATGGACGCGTTCACCCGCGCCCGCCGTCTGGTGTCCATGTTCTGCGAGCAGGGCGACTTCGATATCGCCGCTGCCGAACACGGTGACACCGACCTCCGGGCACTGATGCCCGAATCGAACCGTCGCGCATACGACGTCCACCCGATCGTGCACGAGTTGCTCGACAACGTCGAAGGCGAGTCGACCTTCGAGGAATTCCAGGGCGGCTGGGCTCGCAGCATCGTGATCGGCCTCGGCCGTATCAGTGGCCGCACCGTCGGGGTCATCGCCAACAACCCCATCCGACTCGGTGGTTGCCTGAACTCCGAAAGCGCCGAGAAGGCAGCACGTTTCGTTCGGTTGTGCGATTCGTTCGGCATACCGCTCGTCGTGGTGGTCGACGTACCCGGATACCTCCCCGGCGTCAGCATGGAATGGGAAGGCGTCGTGCGTCGTGGTGCAAAGCTGTTGCACGCCTTCGCCGAAGCCACGGTCCCCCGTGTCACCCTCGTGACCCGCAAGATCTACGGCGGTGCGTACATCGCAATGAACGCTCGCGCGCTCGGTGCCACTGCGGTCTACGCCTGGCCCGGCTCCGAGGTCGCCGTGATGGGCGCGAAGGCTGCCGTCGGAATCCTGCACAAGAAGGCTCTCGCGGCCGCTCCCGAGGAGGAGCGCGAGGCACTGCACGATCGCCTCACCGTCGAGCACGAAAGCATCGCCGGTGGCGTCGAGCGTGCAGTGGCCATCGGTGTCGTCGACGAGGTCATCGAACCGAGCAAGACCCGCAGCACCGTCGCCAAGGCTCTCGCGGCCGCGCCCGCGGCACGCGGCAACCACAAGAACATTCCGCTCTGA
- a CDS encoding YdeI/OmpD-associated family protein, protein MTSPEPPTASDHPPTWKFEYPIFHAETRTQWRTWLELHHASTRGVWLCSWRNTTTRPRCPYPDAVEEAICFGWIDSTGSNFDDERSLQMFTPRRPKSPWTRLNRKRAADMEDSGLMTEAGRRAIAAAKANGWWTIADQVEDLEEPLELATALNRDPNARSTWDGFPPSARKQMLWWVVSAARDATRSARIAHIVAEAAAGRRARG, encoded by the coding sequence GTGACGTCACCGGAGCCGCCGACGGCATCCGACCACCCGCCGACGTGGAAGTTCGAGTACCCGATTTTTCACGCCGAGACTCGGACACAGTGGCGTACTTGGCTCGAGCTCCATCATGCATCCACCCGTGGCGTGTGGCTGTGTTCGTGGCGCAACACCACCACCCGGCCACGGTGCCCGTACCCGGACGCCGTCGAGGAAGCCATCTGCTTCGGTTGGATCGATTCCACCGGCAGCAACTTCGACGACGAGCGCAGCCTGCAGATGTTCACGCCACGCAGGCCCAAGAGTCCGTGGACCCGGCTCAACCGAAAACGCGCAGCCGATATGGAAGACAGCGGCCTCATGACCGAAGCAGGCCGACGTGCCATCGCTGCCGCGAAGGCCAACGGCTGGTGGACGATTGCCGATCAGGTCGAAGACCTCGAGGAGCCACTCGAACTCGCAACTGCCCTGAACCGAGACCCGAACGCCCGGAGCACCTGGGACGGTTTTCCGCCCAGTGCCCGCAAACAGATGCTGTGGTGGGTCGTCAGCGCTGCGCGAGACGCCACTCGCTCAGCTCGAATCGCGCACATCGTCGCCGAGGCCGCGGCCGGTCGGCGAGCCCGCGGCTGA
- a CDS encoding universal stress protein — translation MSDAQGSTGFEYGHDGPKSIVVGVDGSDSSWRAAAYAAGLARRQRSLLVLVYVQPIATASWGQAGISLVETGQQIADELLEYVRASAARFGDREHVRWEFRTAQGDPYNGLIAVAEQLRTDAVVVGASETAGHRIAGSVAVRLVKAGRWPVTVVP, via the coding sequence GTGAGCGACGCACAAGGATCCACCGGTTTCGAGTACGGCCACGACGGTCCGAAGTCGATCGTGGTGGGTGTCGACGGTTCCGATTCCTCCTGGCGCGCCGCCGCCTATGCGGCAGGGCTCGCTCGTAGACAGCGGTCTCTGCTGGTGCTGGTGTACGTGCAACCCATTGCGACGGCGTCGTGGGGCCAGGCCGGCATCTCTCTCGTCGAAACCGGCCAGCAGATCGCCGACGAGTTGCTCGAGTACGTCCGTGCCTCCGCTGCACGATTCGGGGATCGGGAACACGTGCGGTGGGAGTTCCGGACCGCGCAGGGCGACCCGTACAACGGGCTGATCGCCGTGGCAGAGCAACTGCGCACCGACGCGGTCGTGGTGGGGGCGTCCGAGACTGCGGGCCACCGAATCGCAGGTTCGGTGGCGGTGCGGTTGGTCAAAGCAGGCCGCTGGCCGGTGACCGTGGTGCCCTGA
- a CDS encoding EI24 domain-containing protein → MVLAAVVVVSALVQALTVLGDPVPTSSLGFAGLVAASAAALLIALWITASTALDVVDGPALGVLGRAWRRPRVLMWCVALTLVAVALAILFPLLPVIVILVALLVLPAVADGEQNPFRAASATVRQSPGRCAIAAVVTIVAYVLAWVVALVLGFFVTGVVAAFVTWLWFGANTAALLVLWSRLYRRAAMLRRHSAAGSPTGRGLGDDVRDSS, encoded by the coding sequence GTGGTTCTCGCTGCCGTGGTGGTCGTGTCGGCACTGGTTCAGGCGCTGACCGTACTGGGGGATCCGGTTCCGACGTCGTCCCTCGGTTTCGCGGGGCTGGTTGCGGCCTCCGCCGCGGCACTGTTGATCGCCCTGTGGATCACCGCATCGACGGCACTCGACGTGGTGGACGGCCCTGCGCTCGGCGTACTGGGTCGGGCGTGGCGACGGCCGCGTGTCCTGATGTGGTGCGTGGCGTTGACTCTGGTGGCCGTTGCGCTGGCGATTCTGTTCCCACTGCTTCCGGTCATCGTGATTCTGGTTGCGCTGCTGGTGCTTCCGGCCGTGGCCGACGGGGAACAAAATCCGTTCCGCGCAGCGTCGGCGACTGTCCGGCAGTCCCCGGGGCGGTGCGCAATCGCGGCAGTCGTCACGATTGTTGCCTACGTCCTCGCCTGGGTCGTGGCACTGGTACTGGGCTTCTTCGTCACCGGTGTTGTGGCCGCGTTCGTGACGTGGCTGTGGTTCGGGGCGAATACCGCTGCGTTGCTGGTCCTTTGGTCGCGGCTGTATCGAAGGGCGGCGATGCTTCGACGGCACTCAGCCGCGGGCTCGCCGACCGGCCGCGGCCTCGGCGACGATGTGCGCGATTCGAGCTGA
- a CDS encoding TIGR03767 family metallophosphoesterase: MAGLSRRQFITRVGALAAAWGIAPHVLGQALVARAQPVEADGTGTLAQTILRTSTGPGKYRVLGTGPGEPYVARLDVLGRAPSPSRVQSRRSLLYLGHLSDMHVIDAQSPGRIEPMIVSDHAAWGSAFHPQDPLTVHVTAAMVKAFADARISPVTGAPMGAAVVTGDSADMHSHLELRWYIDVLDGVPVRPTSGAANVFEGVQAWPEAQWAYRPGDPSGGSFGDYGFPTLPDLLDQAISGTVESVGLPVPWYSVYGNHDTLLLGTFDLSSQLHALAVGGRKAYTLEATATSALAGYASTASPLQRMVDALGVGSGARPGFRAVSADPARYLFEQREFMAEHFETTPTPGPIGHGFTQHNLDSGETWWTADPTPNIRTFGLDTCNAVAGPDGAVPENQFAWLTQQLERAQAENKLVLIYTHHNSLTLENRAQRPGQSVKLYGADEFVDLLLKYPVVIGWLNGHTHQNQILAHSRDGRGFWEITTASCIDFPQQQQVVEIVDNRDGTLSLFTTVLDHASPVTPGNSGSYLDLASRSRELAANDWAENPLMRRGSRLDRNTELLLPAPFDLSSITDAALEQQHLDEHARLIAYETRQGR, from the coding sequence ATGGCTGGGCTGTCGCGTCGACAATTCATCACTCGGGTGGGCGCGCTCGCGGCGGCCTGGGGAATTGCACCCCACGTGCTGGGTCAGGCTCTCGTTGCGCGCGCCCAACCTGTGGAGGCGGACGGGACCGGAACACTGGCGCAGACGATCCTGCGAACCTCGACAGGGCCGGGCAAGTACCGCGTACTCGGTACCGGACCGGGGGAGCCCTACGTCGCTCGCCTGGACGTCCTCGGACGAGCGCCGAGTCCATCGAGGGTGCAGTCCCGACGGTCGTTGCTCTACCTCGGACACCTCTCGGACATGCACGTCATCGACGCGCAGTCGCCCGGACGCATCGAGCCCATGATCGTCTCCGACCACGCCGCATGGGGCTCGGCGTTCCACCCGCAGGATCCGCTGACCGTGCACGTCACCGCGGCGATGGTGAAGGCGTTCGCGGATGCGCGGATCAGCCCGGTCACCGGCGCACCGATGGGGGCGGCCGTGGTCACCGGGGACAGTGCCGACATGCATTCTCATCTCGAACTACGCTGGTACATAGACGTTCTCGACGGAGTCCCGGTTCGGCCGACGAGCGGGGCCGCGAACGTCTTCGAGGGTGTTCAGGCCTGGCCGGAGGCGCAGTGGGCCTATCGGCCCGGTGACCCGTCGGGAGGATCGTTCGGCGACTACGGATTCCCGACGCTTCCCGACCTTCTCGACCAGGCGATATCGGGCACCGTCGAATCGGTGGGTCTACCCGTGCCGTGGTACTCGGTGTACGGCAACCACGACACCCTGTTGCTCGGCACCTTCGATCTGTCCTCGCAACTGCACGCGCTCGCTGTCGGTGGTCGCAAGGCGTACACGCTCGAGGCGACAGCCACCTCGGCCCTTGCCGGCTATGCCTCGACCGCGAGTCCGCTGCAACGAATGGTCGATGCGCTAGGCGTGGGATCCGGTGCGCGACCGGGGTTTCGCGCGGTGTCCGCCGATCCGGCTCGATATCTGTTCGAGCAACGCGAGTTCATGGCGGAGCACTTCGAGACCACCCCGACGCCGGGTCCGATCGGTCACGGCTTCACCCAACACAACCTCGACTCCGGCGAGACCTGGTGGACCGCAGACCCCACACCGAACATTCGCACGTTCGGGCTCGACACGTGCAATGCCGTCGCCGGCCCCGACGGTGCGGTTCCGGAGAACCAATTCGCGTGGCTCACCCAGCAATTGGAGCGGGCGCAGGCCGAGAACAAGCTCGTACTGATCTACACGCACCACAACAGCCTGACACTGGAGAACCGAGCACAGCGGCCAGGGCAATCGGTGAAGCTCTACGGCGCAGACGAATTCGTCGATCTGCTGCTGAAGTATCCGGTGGTGATCGGTTGGCTCAACGGCCACACCCACCAGAACCAAATTCTGGCGCACTCGCGAGACGGACGAGGATTCTGGGAGATCACCACCGCGTCGTGCATCGATTTCCCGCAGCAGCAGCAGGTGGTCGAGATCGTCGACAACCGAGACGGGACACTGTCGCTGTTCACCACCGTTCTCGATCACGCATCTCCGGTCACGCCCGGAAACAGTGGCAGCTACCTGGATCTGGCGTCCCGTAGCCGTGAGTTGGCAGCCAACGACTGGGCCGAGAATCCGCTGATGCGGAGGGGTTCGCGCCTCGATCGCAACACCGAGCTGCTCCTGCCTGCACCGTTCGATCTGAGCAGCATCACCGACGCCGCGCTCGAGCAGCAACACCTGGACGAGCACGCGAGACTGATCGCCTACGAGACGAGGCAGGGCCGATGA
- a CDS encoding cold-shock protein translates to MLSTGKVIRFDEFKGYGFVAPDEGGEDVFIHVNDLDFDKRLLAPGVRVEYVAVDGDRGLKATQVQIIDGPASTALVTRHKPDVPYHHTVPVTDHQNLEDVICDVLSEADFTAEVTEALLTSNGTVTAAQILDIRSAMLRMAHDHKWIEN, encoded by the coding sequence ATGTTGTCGACCGGAAAAGTGATTCGATTCGACGAATTCAAGGGGTACGGATTCGTCGCGCCGGACGAGGGCGGCGAGGACGTGTTCATTCACGTCAACGATCTGGATTTCGACAAGAGACTGTTGGCACCGGGTGTTCGCGTCGAGTACGTCGCCGTCGACGGTGACCGAGGGCTCAAGGCCACCCAGGTACAGATAATCGACGGTCCGGCATCGACCGCGCTGGTGACCCGACACAAGCCCGACGTGCCGTACCACCACACCGTGCCGGTGACCGACCATCAGAACCTCGAAGACGTCATCTGCGACGTCCTGTCCGAGGCGGACTTCACCGCCGAGGTGACCGAGGCACTGCTGACGTCCAACGGAACCGTGACGGCAGCGCAGATCCTCGACATCCGATCAGCGATGCTGCGAATGGCTCACGACCACAAGTGGATCGAGAACTGA
- a CDS encoding molybdopterin-dependent oxidoreductase, with translation MSVVYGSCNLCEAICGLEFTVENDAVTSVRGDEKDPLSRGHICPKALSLIDLHADTDRLTTPVKRVGEKWEKIGWDEAYDLVIDGLISTRKKYGRNAVGLYQGNPNVHSMGAMTHGIPFTSLLRTRNRYSATSLDQLPHQLVDHLLYGHQLLLPIPDIDRTDFFLVLGGNPMASNGSMMTVPDFAKRARALRKRGGRLVVVDPRKTETADIADTHFFVRPGTDALLLLAMIHVIAADGTVRVADYIDGADRLADLVAEFTPESVAPVVGIAAEDISALARDFASAKSAVAYGRMGVSTQQFGTVCQWAIQVLNIITGNLDRPGGAMVTDPAIDLIKQGIVGRGHFDKWRSRVRDLPEFAGEYPCSTLVDEITTEGKDQIRAMAVLSGNPVLSMPGGTTLNDAFAGLDFMVSFDFYINETSRHAHVILPPTMSLERDHYDLIFNSFAVHNTAKYMPAVLPKKADAKHDWEIFRDLSLRYKSAMAGSTIGRVKSRLTPKSVISEARLRLSPARTLDILLRSQRKGLSLKKLRANPHGVDLGPLRPGFPQKLKTRDKRVQLIQDIVVAELPALVDLMHSSAVATGDELLLIGRRHLRSNNSWMHNTARLTKGKARHQLLAHPDDLEHRGIEDGAMVSVTSAAGTVDIEVAASDKMMPGVVSMPHGFGHQRPGVELSVATTVTGPSVNDITDPGRVDAVSANAILNGVPVQVRAK, from the coding sequence ATGTCGGTTGTGTATGGCTCGTGCAATCTGTGCGAAGCGATCTGTGGGCTCGAGTTCACGGTGGAGAACGATGCGGTCACGTCCGTCCGCGGTGACGAGAAGGACCCGCTCTCGCGCGGTCACATATGCCCGAAGGCTCTGTCGCTGATCGACCTGCACGCCGATACCGATCGACTCACCACACCGGTCAAACGCGTGGGTGAGAAGTGGGAGAAGATCGGCTGGGACGAGGCATACGACCTCGTGATCGACGGCCTGATCTCGACGCGCAAGAAGTACGGGCGCAATGCGGTCGGTCTCTATCAGGGCAACCCCAACGTGCATTCGATGGGTGCGATGACCCACGGCATTCCCTTCACCTCGCTCCTGCGAACGCGTAATCGATACTCCGCCACCTCGCTGGATCAGCTCCCGCATCAGCTCGTCGATCACCTGCTGTACGGGCATCAACTGCTGCTGCCTATCCCCGACATCGACCGCACCGACTTCTTTCTCGTACTCGGCGGCAACCCGATGGCGTCCAACGGCTCCATGATGACCGTCCCCGATTTCGCCAAGAGAGCGCGGGCACTGCGTAAACGCGGCGGACGCCTGGTCGTGGTCGATCCGCGCAAGACCGAGACCGCCGACATCGCCGACACGCACTTCTTCGTGCGCCCCGGCACCGATGCATTGCTCCTGCTCGCGATGATCCACGTCATCGCCGCCGACGGCACCGTGCGCGTGGCCGACTACATCGACGGTGCCGATCGCCTCGCCGACCTCGTCGCCGAATTCACCCCCGAATCCGTTGCTCCGGTCGTTGGGATCGCCGCGGAGGACATCTCGGCCCTGGCACGTGATTTCGCGTCGGCGAAGTCCGCGGTGGCATACGGCCGAATGGGGGTCTCGACCCAGCAGTTCGGCACCGTGTGCCAGTGGGCGATTCAGGTACTGAACATCATCACCGGCAATCTCGACCGCCCCGGCGGTGCCATGGTGACCGATCCTGCGATCGATCTGATCAAGCAGGGCATCGTCGGCCGCGGACATTTCGACAAGTGGCGCAGCCGCGTTCGCGACCTGCCCGAGTTCGCAGGCGAATACCCCTGCTCGACGCTCGTCGACGAGATCACCACCGAGGGCAAGGACCAGATCCGCGCGATGGCGGTTCTGTCCGGCAACCCGGTGCTGTCGATGCCGGGCGGTACCACCCTGAACGACGCGTTCGCGGGTCTCGATTTCATGGTGTCGTTCGACTTCTACATCAACGAGACCTCGCGTCATGCACACGTGATTCTGCCGCCGACGATGTCTCTCGAACGCGACCACTACGATCTGATCTTCAATTCCTTCGCGGTACACAACACTGCCAAGTACATGCCGGCGGTCCTGCCCAAGAAGGCCGACGCAAAGCATGATTGGGAGATATTCCGAGACCTGTCACTCCGCTACAAGAGCGCGATGGCCGGTTCGACGATCGGTCGAGTGAAGTCGCGATTGACTCCGAAGAGCGTGATCAGCGAGGCGCGCCTGCGCCTGTCGCCCGCGCGCACCCTGGACATCCTGCTCCGCAGCCAACGAAAAGGGTTGTCGCTCAAGAAGCTTCGAGCCAACCCCCACGGTGTCGATCTCGGACCCCTGCGGCCCGGCTTCCCGCAGAAGCTGAAGACGCGGGACAAGCGGGTACAGCTGATTCAGGACATCGTTGTTGCCGAACTTCCCGCGTTGGTGGATCTGATGCACTCGAGCGCCGTTGCGACCGGTGACGAGTTGTTGCTGATCGGTCGGCGACACCTGCGCAGCAACAACTCCTGGATGCACAACACCGCCCGGCTCACCAAAGGCAAAGCGCGACATCAGCTTCTGGCCCACCCGGACGACCTGGAACACCGCGGCATCGAGGACGGGGCGATGGTGTCGGTGACCTCCGCCGCCGGAACCGTCGACATCGAGGTGGCAGCATCGGACAAGATGATGCCGGGTGTGGTGAGCATGCCGCACGGCTTCGGGCATCAGCGCCCCGGCGTGGAGCTGTCCGTTGCCACGACGGTGACGGGCCCCAGTGTCAACGACATCACCGACCCGGGCCGGGTCGACGCCGTCTCGGCCAATGCGATCCTGAACGGGGTCCCGGTGCAGGTGAGGGCGAAATAG
- a CDS encoding serine hydrolase domain-containing protein — MTTLDLTSSWPVDHVSAAVVTDSGVREEVGDTDRVYELASVTKLLSAYAVLVAVEEGAVELDQTAGPEGSTVRHLLAHASGLAFGDRTVQAPAGTKRIYSSSGFEVLAELIETEAGIAFPDYLDEAVCRPLQMTNTALPGSAGHGASSTLADLKKFAAELLEPTLLASQTLSSATAVQFPGLNGIVPGYGSHRPCDWGLGFELRGEKSPHWTGSDNSSATFGHFGQAGTFLWVDPSVRTACVVLTDRAFGDWAKPLWPELSDAVLAG; from the coding sequence GTGACCACCCTCGATCTCACGTCCTCCTGGCCCGTCGACCACGTCAGTGCAGCAGTCGTCACCGACTCCGGAGTTCGTGAGGAGGTCGGCGACACCGATCGCGTCTACGAGCTGGCCTCGGTCACCAAACTGCTCAGTGCGTACGCCGTCCTCGTCGCCGTCGAGGAAGGTGCGGTGGAGCTCGATCAAACCGCAGGGCCGGAAGGGTCGACGGTGCGTCACCTGCTGGCGCACGCGTCGGGCCTGGCGTTCGGCGACCGCACGGTCCAGGCACCGGCCGGCACCAAGCGGATCTATTCGAGCTCCGGGTTCGAGGTACTGGCCGAACTGATCGAGACCGAAGCAGGCATCGCCTTCCCGGACTACCTCGACGAGGCCGTGTGCCGGCCACTGCAGATGACGAACACCGCGCTACCGGGATCGGCAGGCCACGGTGCCAGCTCCACCCTGGCGGACCTGAAGAAGTTCGCGGCGGAGTTGTTGGAACCCACGCTCCTCGCGTCGCAGACCCTCTCGTCGGCGACGGCCGTGCAGTTCCCCGGCCTCAACGGCATCGTGCCCGGGTACGGATCGCACAGGCCGTGCGACTGGGGACTCGGGTTCGAGCTGCGGGGTGAGAAGAGCCCGCACTGGACCGGAAGCGACAACTCGTCGGCCACGTTCGGTCACTTCGGTCAGGCCGGAACGTTCCTGTGGGTGGACCCGTCCGTGCGGACGGCATGCGTGGTGTTGACCGACCGGGCCTTCGGAGACTGGGCGAAACCGCTGTGGCCGGAACTCTCCGATGCCGTTCTTGCAGGGTGA
- a CDS encoding GAF and ANTAR domain-containing protein, with the protein MNDESQPSGPPAVPAGSTDGPVTDPATVFAALADIVYRGSSAEEIYTAICNAAVLIVPHCDHASLMLMRHGKPVTVAASDDVARVIDDIERATGEGPCLDAITSEAAQLEADFRTPTQWPAMARGVLNRTPVRGAMGFRLKVDDQKVGALNLFTDEPGVFDADSASKAIILTAFTAVAVAAVMNGQEASTLRDGLESNREIGKAIGLIMALHDVSGDEAFALLRKSSQDLNVKIADLAATVVDRHSKGLKS; encoded by the coding sequence ATGAACGACGAATCGCAGCCGAGCGGACCTCCAGCCGTTCCTGCAGGCTCCACCGACGGCCCGGTGACCGACCCGGCCACCGTGTTCGCCGCGCTTGCCGACATCGTGTACCGAGGCAGCAGCGCGGAAGAGATCTACACCGCGATCTGCAATGCCGCCGTGCTGATCGTTCCCCACTGTGATCACGCCAGCCTGATGCTGATGCGTCACGGAAAGCCCGTCACCGTCGCGGCCTCCGACGACGTCGCTCGAGTCATCGACGACATCGAGCGCGCCACCGGCGAAGGCCCGTGTCTGGACGCGATCACCAGCGAGGCGGCGCAGCTCGAGGCCGACTTCCGGACACCGACGCAGTGGCCCGCGATGGCTCGCGGTGTGTTGAACCGCACGCCGGTGCGAGGGGCCATGGGATTTCGCCTGAAGGTGGACGATCAGAAGGTGGGCGCGCTCAACCTGTTCACCGACGAGCCGGGTGTGTTCGACGCCGACAGCGCGAGCAAGGCGATCATTCTGACGGCGTTCACTGCCGTCGCCGTTGCTGCGGTCATGAACGGTCAGGAGGCGTCGACTCTGCGTGACGGACTCGAGAGCAACCGTGAGATCGGCAAGGCGATCGGCCTGATCATGGCTCTGCACGATGTGTCCGGCGACGAGGCGTTCGCCCTGTTGCGTAAGTCCTCTCAGGACCTGAACGTCAAGATCGCCGACCTCGCAGCAACCGTGGTCGATCGGCACAGCAAGGGCTTGAAGTCCTGA